CCGGCCGCCCGTGATTCCGCGATGTGCTCTCTGAACGCCTTCCATCGCCGAGCACCGAGATTCTTGTAGTCCCCTTTCTCCGCCAGCACGAAGTCGCTGTCCACGGCCATGACCTCGGTGTAGCGAATCGAGTAGTGCTTGTTGGCGGCCATAGCTGCGGCGTCACCCGGTGCCACGCGTGCCAGCCAGCCATTGGAGAGTGTCCGGTCCTGAGCCAGGACCGTCTCACCGGCCTCTGTCCAGGCGGCCGCATCCATCCGGTCGACGTCCTCCACCCGCCGGGCGTACTCGCTCGACAGGGGGAACCCCGCCCGGGCATTCACCCGCCAGTGGAAGGTGCGTTGCAGTGTCCGGATGTACAGATCCGTCGGCGTGTCGAACTTGAGGCAAGAGGCGCAGAAGTAGTTGTCCATCGCATCCATCTTGCGGTAGTCGATCAGGTTACCCAGTTTGCAGATCGTGTAGCTCTTGGTGCCCGGAAAAGGAAAGAAGATGGCCCAGCGCATGCGGCCGGGGCGGATTCGAGCCATCAAGTCAATGGTTTCTTCCATCATCTCGCGCGTCTCATAGGGCAACCCGAACATCAAGAAGGCGGAGGTGTGCAGCCCGTACTGGTGACACAGATCGAAGGCGTCGGCAATCGCCTGATTGGACATATGCCGTTCGAGGATCTTCCTGCGGAGTGTCTCGCTGCCGCTTTCCACTCCGAACTTGACGATCATGCACGGCGACTCGGAGAGTGCCTTGGCGAGCGGTTCGGTCAGAGTCTGGACGTGGGCGTTGAGAACCAGGGGAACACCCACGCCCGCGTCGGTATAGGCTTTCACGAATTCCATGCAGTAGGACTTGTTCAGGGTGAACAGATCATCATCGAGGATGAAGGTCTCGATGGAGGGGTGCCGCGTCCGCAGTTCCTTGAGTTCACCGATGACACGGGGGACGGGGTAATGCCGCAGATAGCTTCGCCGCGGATGCCCGCCATCGTCCAGGTAGCGATCCGTGACCTCGTGATTGAAGCAGTAGGTGCAGCGATACGGGCAACCGCGGGAAGTCAGCACGCTCTGCCAGCCGTTCTTGCGGCCGAGCATGTGGGGCAGGTCGAAGATCTCGTAGTCCTCCGAGGGCAGGTTGTTCAAGTCGGGGTAAGGGCCGAGGGGATTGTGCTGATATGTGCCATCCGGGAGACGGATGCAGAAGTTGGGCACGTTGCGCAGGTCGGAGCCGGGTGCGGCCAGTCGGTCGAGCAGCTCGGGCAGGGCTTCGTCGCACTCGCCCAGGCCGATGTAGTCCCAGAGGCCGTCTCTCTTGACCTCCTCGGTGCACATGATGGCGTGCACGCCGCCGATGGCGATGGGGAGCGCGGGCAGGGTCTGTCGGACTGCCCGGGCCAGGCGGAGGGCGTACTTGTACTGCTGGGTCATGACGCTGAAGGCCAGGATGTCGGGTTGCCACTCTCGTACCTGCCGGACGATCTGCTCGTCGCCGGGAACGTCGTAGAGGGCCTCGTTGATATTGATCAGGCCGGTGATGTGGCCACGGGCCCTCAGGCATCCCGACAGCACCG
This DNA window, taken from Phycisphaerae bacterium, encodes the following:
- a CDS encoding B12-binding domain-containing radical SAM protein, encoding MRVLFIYPNLNAEEGFNHGVAVLSGCLRARGHITGLININEALYDVPGDEQIVRQVREWQPDILAFSVMTQQYKYALRLARAVRQTLPALPIAIGGVHAIMCTEEVKRDGLWDYIGLGECDEALPELLDRLAAPGSDLRNVPNFCIRLPDGTYQHNPLGPYPDLNNLPSEDYEIFDLPHMLGRKNGWQSVLTSRGCPYRCTYCFNHEVTDRYLDDGGHPRRSYLRHYPVPRVIGELKELRTRHPSIETFILDDDLFTLNKSYCMEFVKAYTDAGVGVPLVLNAHVQTLTEPLAKALSESPCMIVKFGVESGSETLRRKILERHMSNQAIADAFDLCHQYGLHTSAFLMFGLPYETREMMEETIDLMARIRPGRMRWAIFFPFPGTKSYTICKLGNLIDYRKMDAMDNYFCASCLKFDTPTDLYIRTLQRTFHWRVNARAGFPLSSEYARRVEDVDRMDAAAWTEAGETVLAQDRTLSNGWLARVAPGDAAAMAANKHYSIRYTEVMAVDSDFVLAEKGDYKNLGARRWKAFREHIAESRAAGAVLKPADAGGRAEAVPNAAAGPDGLPALRIVQSTSQAGPCQSIPKGRSRDGLAACPSQR